Genomic window (Akkermansiaceae bacterium):
TGAGTAGTTGCAGTAACCCTGGAACACCGAATCCAAACCAGACCGCCCCTCTGAAGGCCGCCCACGTCAACCCGTTCGCGCCAGGCACCTATGCCCATTTCCGGGCACAAAAGGGCTATCCTAGAAACTATGGAGTGTGGAGGAATGAAGCTGTTCTGGCCCGCACCAATGCCTCCAACTCAAGTATCCGCATTGATCTTTCCGCCCAGCGTGGATACCTGATGAACGGCACGGAGCTCGCCATGGATTACCCCGTTGCCACAGGACGGGGCAAGTATCCAACCCCCAAGGGAAACTTCCGGATTCTCGAAAAAATCAAAAGCGATAAACGCTCGTCCACCTACGGCCGTATTTATGACGCTGAAGGTAAACTGGTGAAATCCGATGCCGATAGCCGGAAAGACCCGATACCGGAAGGTGGCAAGTATGTTGGTGCAGCCATGCCCTACTGGATGCGAATCACCTGGGATGGTGTCGGTATGCACAAAGGGAATGTCCCCCGCTACCCCGCCTCCCATGGCTGTATCCGCACCTATTACAAAGTCGTGGCCACGGTCTATTCAAAGGTCCGTGTTGGAACACGCGTGACGATTGTTCCGTAAAGCCATGCCCGATGCTGTCGGACAGATCAAACCATGCCGCGCAGGAACTCACCTTCTGCGCGGTTATTTTTTCCCCTGGTCCCTCGCACATGCGTCACAGTGCCTCCATCCCAAAGAAAGGATGAATAACACCGGCATCGTCCCGCCATGTTCCACCCGTGGCTTCAGGAAGCACCACGCCACTGGCATCCGGGGGGCATGTATGCTCACATGAGTTCGACGCCAAACCGCTTCATAATCCACGCCGTAAGAACAAACAGCACTGCGGTCAACACACAGGCTGCCAATAAACACCAGCCGTAGTGAATCCCCCTGCGCAACATCCACGGCATCAGCAGGAACATCGGCAATGTGGGGATGACATACCAAAACGTGTAATAGGCATGGTTGGCGATTTTTTCCGTCCGCACCTCACCTTTGAGGTCGAAAAACATCCACGTCATGGCTAGCACCGTGACCATCGGTAACGAGGCGATCAGGGCACCAAGCCGGTCATTCCATTTGGCGACCTGGGAAATCAGGACAATCAGTGCGGCTGTAATCAGGTATTTTACGAGGATGGGCATAACTTCTTCTTGGACTCGCGCCATTAGAGCGTATTATCCCGGCATAATGCAAGCCTATCCCTCTGTCATCCTATCCGCTCTTGCCCTGACCGGTGCAAG
Coding sequences:
- a CDS encoding L,D-transpeptidase; the encoded protein is MKFSIIIIPALLIVCLLSSCSNPGTPNPNQTAPLKAAHVNPFAPGTYAHFRAQKGYPRNYGVWRNEAVLARTNASNSSIRIDLSAQRGYLMNGTELAMDYPVATGRGKYPTPKGNFRILEKIKSDKRSSTYGRIYDAEGKLVKSDADSRKDPIPEGGKYVGAAMPYWMRITWDGVGMHKGNVPRYPASHGCIRTYYKVVATVYSKVRVGTRVTIVP
- a CDS encoding DUF3147 family protein, with product MARVQEEVMPILVKYLITAALIVLISQVAKWNDRLGALIASLPMVTVLAMTWMFFDLKGEVRTEKIANHAYYTFWYVIPTLPMFLLMPWMLRRGIHYGWCLLAACVLTAVLFVLTAWIMKRFGVELM